A stretch of the Rhinoderma darwinii isolate aRhiDar2 chromosome 3, aRhiDar2.hap1, whole genome shotgun sequence genome encodes the following:
- the LOC142748450 gene encoding zona pellucida sperm-binding protein 3-like, translating into MELWVRWSWLLVVLLYGRGFSSSLVRHQRQSDPRWRNYQPGWGSSRGLGQPVSGVGSPRGNPWSPVQTGWGSRYIGEFQPRQLTQSPNSPISVQCGEDRLVVMVTRDFYGNGKLVKASDLTLGSQPCRARPQSSDTTVIFENGLQECGSNLEMTPDWLVYTINLRYNPTSSSNVPITRFNSALVPIQCYYPRHGNVSSKAVKPTWVPFSTTVTTEERLVFSLQLMNEDWSAPRSSLVFQLGDMFYIEASLDVQNHVPMTLFVDSCVATLTADVTSNPRYEIIAYNGCLMDGMQEDSSSAFLQRPQASKLRFKVDAFRFTDRDLSTIYITCTLRAADINQTPDPVNKACSYNKATSSWSPVEGSSGICQCCTTRNCATASGQRMTWGSSLGRPRGLGKRDVGSPVETHVLATLGPLLVTGDKPNQSSGAAHTEASRMTAGRDRLQLWVMVAIGSVSSVVAVIALTMVGRCLLNRFFNSQEIKL; encoded by the exons ATGGAGCTGTGGGTCAGGTGGAGTTGGCTGTTAGTGGTTCTTCTCTATGGACGAGGCTTTAGCAGTTCCTTGGTTAGACACCAGCGCCAGTCAGACCCTAGGTGGAGGAACTATCAGCCTGGATGGGGATCTTCTCGAGGACTTGGACAACCTGTGTCTGGAGTGGgttctcctagaggaaacccttgGTCTCCAGTTCAGACTGGATGGGGCTCCAGGTATATTGGAGAGTTTCAACCACGACAGCTTACACAATCTCCAAACTCCCCTATCAGTGTGCAGTGTGGTGAGGACAGGCTGGTGGTGATGGTGACCAGAGACTTCTATGGGAATGGAAAGCTGGTGAAGGCTTCAGACCTGACCCTAGGATCCCAGCCCTGCAGAGCTAGACCTCAGAGCTCAGATACTACTGTGATCTTTGAAAATGGTCTTCAAGAATGTGGGAGCAACTTGGAG aTGACTCCAGACTGGCTTGTCTACACTATCAACCTGCGCTACAACCCCACGTCCTCCAGCAATGTGCCCATCACCAGGTTCAACTCTGCTTTGGTCCCCATACAATGTTACTACCCAAG ACATGGCAATGTGAGCAGCAAAGCGGTCAAGCCGACTTGGGTTCCCTTTAGCACCACGGTGACCACAGAAGAGCGGCTGGTCTTCTCCTTGCAGCTAATGAATG AGGACTGGAGTGCTCCTAGGTCATCACTGGTCTTCCAGCTTGGTGACATGTTCTACATTGAAGCCTCTTtggatgttcagaaccatgtcccGATGACCCTGTTTGTTGACAGCTGTGTGGCCACCCTTACTGCAGATGTGACCTCCAATCCTCGTTATGAGATTATTGCTTATAATGG GTGCTTGATGGATGGTATGCAAGAAGATTCCTCCTCTGCATTTTTGCAAAGACCCCAAGCCAGCAAGCTCCGCTTCAAGGTTGATGCTTTCAGGTTCACTGACCGTGATCTCTCTACG ATCTATATCACGTGTACTCTGAGAGCTGCTGACATCAACCAGACCCCTGATCCAGTGAACAAGGCGTGCTCCTACAACAAGGCTACTAGCAG TTGGTCACCTGTCGAAGGATCAAGTGGGATCTGCCAGTGCTGCACCACCAGGAACTGTGCTACTGCTTCAGGCCAAAGAATGACATGGGGCTCCTCACTTGGAAGACCCAGGGGACTTGGGAAGAGAGATGTTG GTTCTCCAGTAGAGACACATGTCCTGGCCACACTGGGTCCTCTTCTAGTGACTGGAGACAAGCCTAACCAGAGCTCCGGAGCAGCACACACTGAAGCTTCCAGAATGACTGCAGGACGTGACCGTCTACAGCTGTGGGTGATGGTGGCCATCGGGTCTGTCAGTTCAGTAGTTGCTGTGATTGCTCTTACTATGGTTGGAAGATGTCTTCTGAACAGATTCTTCAATAGTCAAGAAATAAaactataa